One genomic region from Prunus persica cultivar Lovell chromosome G3, Prunus_persica_NCBIv2, whole genome shotgun sequence encodes:
- the LOC18782312 gene encoding inactive protein kinase SELMODRAFT_444075 isoform X1: MSREQKRVRQEKGSDDAEKVVVAVKASKEIPKTALVWALTHVVQPGDCITLLVVVPSQSSGRKFWGFPRFAGDCASGNRKSHSGTTSELKCDISDTCSQMILQLHEVYDPNKINVKIKIISGSPSGSVAVEAKKAQASWVVLDKHLKHEEKHCMEELQCNIVVMKRSQPKVLRLNLNGSSKKEPELARSLPSQLDEGTDKHPKKKNDSLNSIRGPVVTPTSSPELGTPFTATEAGTSSVSSSDPGTSPFFVSEINGDMKKEESLVSKENKVLDDSSSDTDSENLSTSSASMRFQPWIAEFLNSHRPSSQHMEESSHRTNDNSKASTTKALLEKFSKLDKDAGIGMPNYRADMEFSGNLREAISLSRNAPPVPPPLCSICQHKAPVFGKPPRWFSYAELELATGGFSQANFLAEGGFGSVHRGVLPDGQAVAVKQHKLASSQGDQEFCSEVEVLSCAQHRNVVMLIGFCIEDKRRLLVYEYICNGSLDSHLYSNISFSDNRRHREPLEWSARQKIAVGAARGLRYLHEECRVGCIVHRDMRPNNILITHDFEPLVGDFGLARWQPDGDTGVDTRVIGTFGYLAPEYAQSGQITEKADVYSFGVVLVELVTGRKAVDLNRPKGQQCLTEWARPLLEEYAIDDLIDPRLDNFYSEQEVYCMLHAASLCIRRDPQSRPRMSQVLRMLEGDMVMDTNYASTPGYDVGCRNGHDVGCRSGRIWSEHQQQHQPQEKERYSGPLLDEPMEGYKKLSLENVRPGFWERDKARRTSSEHHL; encoded by the exons ATGAGTCGAGAACAGAAGCGGGTGAGGCAAGAGAAAGGCTCCGATGACGCCGAGAAGGTTGTCGTGGCCGTTAAGGCGTCCAAGGAAATTCCCAAGACTGCTCTGGTGTGGGCCTTGACTCATGTTGTTCAACCTGGAGATTGCATAACACTGCTTGTGGTTGTCCCCTCTCAAAGTTCAG GTAGAAAATTTTGGGGCTTCCCAAGATTTGCAGGGGACTGTGCCAGTGGTAACCGGAAGTCTCATTCAGGAACAACCTCAGAGCTCAAGTGTGATATTTCAGATACCTGCTCTCAGATGATCCTTCAGCTGCATGAAGTTTATGATCCAAATAAG ATAAATGTCAAGATAAAGATTATTTCTGGCTCACCTTCTGGTTCTGTGGCTGTAGAGGCCAAGAAAGCTCAAGCCAGTTGGGTTGTTTTAGACAA GCATCTTAAACATGAGGAAAAACACTGCATGGAAGAGCTGCAGTGCAACATTGTGGTTATGAAGCGTTCCCAGCCAAAAGTTCTTCGCTTGAATTTGAATGGATCTTCTAAgaaggaacctgaattggctcGTTCCTTGCCTTCTCAGCTTGATGAAGGGACTGATAAACAtcccaagaagaagaatgacTCTTTGAATTCCATTCGAGGGCCTGTTGTGACTCCAACTAGTAGTCCAGAGCTAGGGACTCCATTTACAGCCACTGAGGCTGGAACTTCATCGGTGTCAAGTTCAGATCCAGGAACTTCACCATTTTTCGTTTCAGAAATAAATGGAGACATGAAGAAAGAGGAATCATTAGTTAGTAAAGAAAACAAGGTTCTTGATGACAGTAGTTCAGACACTGACAGTGAAAACTTATCAACATCTTCAGCAAGTATGAGGTTCCAACCATGGATAGCAGAATTTCTTAATTCTCATCGTCCATCCTCGCAACACATGGAAGAAAGTTCACACAGAACTAATGATAATTCTAAAGCATCCACTACCAAAGCTTTGCTAGAGAAATTTTCGAAACTCGATAAGGATGCTGGAATTGGAATGCCAAATTATAGAGCTGACATGGAGTTCAGTGGAAATCTGAGAGAAGCAATTTCTCTGTCTAGAAATGCTCCTCCAGTCCCTCCTCCATTGTGTTCAATATGTCAACACAAGGCACCTGTGTTTGGAAAACCTCCAAGGTGGTTCAGCTATGCGGAGCTGGAGCTTGCTACTGGAGGATTTTCTCAAGCCAATTTTTTGGCTGAAGGTGGGTTTGGCTCTGTTCATAGAGGGGTGCTACCAGATGGCCAGGCTGTTGCTGTCAAGCAACACAAATTGGCTAGTTCTCAGGGGGATCAAGAGTTTTGTTCCGAAGTAGAAGTCCTGAGCTGTGCTCAGCACCGAAATGTTGTCATGTTGATTGGCTTCTGTATTGAGGACAAACGAAGATTGCTGGTCTATGAATATATTTGCAATGGGTCATTAGATTCTCATCTATACagtaatatttctttttctgacaACA GGCGACATCGCGAGCCTTTAGAATGGTCTGCACGGCAAAAGATCGCTGTGGGAGCAGCTCGAGGACTGCGATATCTTCATGAAGAATGCAGGGTGGGTTGCATTGTGCACCGTGACATGCGGCCAAACAACATCCTCATCACCCATGATTTTGAGCCACTG GTTGGGGATTTTGGCCTTGCAAGGTGGCAGCCTGATGGGGACACAGGCGTGGACACAAGAGTTATTGGAACATTTGG ATATTTGGCTCCTGAATATGCTCAAAGTGGCCAAATCACAGAAAAGGCTGATGTTTATTCCTTTGGGGTGGTGTTGGTGGAACTTGTTACTGGGCGAAAAGCTGTGGACCTTAACCGGCCTAAGGGGCAGCAATGCCTCACAGAATGG GCACGCCCATTATTGGAAGAATATGCCATTGATGACCTGATTGACCCAAGACTTGACAACTTCTATTCGGAACAAGAGGTTTATTGCATGCTGCATGCTGCCTCTCTATGCATTCGGCGGGATCCTCAATCTAGGCCTCGCATGTCACAG GTTTTGCGTATGCTAGAAGGTGACATGGTAATGGACACAAATTACGCATCAACACCCGGGTATGATGTGGGGTGCCGGAATGGTCATGATGTGGGATGCCGGAGTGGTCGGATTTGGTCAGAGCATCAACAGCAGCACCAACCGCAGGAGAAGGAACGCTATAGTGGTccactactagatgaaccgaTGGAAGGGTATAAGAAGCTCTCTCTTGAGAACGTACGGCCAGGTTTTTGGGAAAGGGACAAGGCAAGGAGGACTTCATCTGAACACCATTTGTAA
- the LOC18782312 gene encoding inactive protein kinase SELMODRAFT_444075 isoform X2 has protein sequence MSREQKRVRQEKGSDDAEKVVVAVKASKEIPKTALVWALTHVVQPGDCITLLVVVPSQSSGRKFWGFPRFAGDCASGNRKSHSGTTSELKCDISDTCSQMILQLHEVYDPNKINVKIKIISGSPSGSVAVEAKKAQASWVVLDKHLKHEEKHCMEELQCNIVVMKRSQPKVLRLNLNGSSKKEPELARSLPSQLDEGTDKHPKKKNDSLNSIRGPVVTPTSSPELGTPFTATEAGTSSVSSSDPGTSPFFVSEINGDMKKEESLVSKENKVLDDSSSDTDSENLSTSSASMRFQPWIAEFLNSHRPSSQHMEESSHRTNDNSKASTTKALLEKFSKLDKDAGIGMPNYRADMEFSGNLREAISLSRNAPPVPPPLCSICQHKAPVFGKPPRWFSYAELELATGGFSQANFLAEGGFGSVHRGVLPDGQAVAVKQHKLASSQGDQEFCSEVEVLSCAQHRNVVMLIGFCIEDKRRLLVYEYICNGSLDSHLYRRHREPLEWSARQKIAVGAARGLRYLHEECRVGCIVHRDMRPNNILITHDFEPLVGDFGLARWQPDGDTGVDTRVIGTFGYLAPEYAQSGQITEKADVYSFGVVLVELVTGRKAVDLNRPKGQQCLTEWARPLLEEYAIDDLIDPRLDNFYSEQEVYCMLHAASLCIRRDPQSRPRMSQVLRMLEGDMVMDTNYASTPGYDVGCRNGHDVGCRSGRIWSEHQQQHQPQEKERYSGPLLDEPMEGYKKLSLENVRPGFWERDKARRTSSEHHL, from the exons ATGAGTCGAGAACAGAAGCGGGTGAGGCAAGAGAAAGGCTCCGATGACGCCGAGAAGGTTGTCGTGGCCGTTAAGGCGTCCAAGGAAATTCCCAAGACTGCTCTGGTGTGGGCCTTGACTCATGTTGTTCAACCTGGAGATTGCATAACACTGCTTGTGGTTGTCCCCTCTCAAAGTTCAG GTAGAAAATTTTGGGGCTTCCCAAGATTTGCAGGGGACTGTGCCAGTGGTAACCGGAAGTCTCATTCAGGAACAACCTCAGAGCTCAAGTGTGATATTTCAGATACCTGCTCTCAGATGATCCTTCAGCTGCATGAAGTTTATGATCCAAATAAG ATAAATGTCAAGATAAAGATTATTTCTGGCTCACCTTCTGGTTCTGTGGCTGTAGAGGCCAAGAAAGCTCAAGCCAGTTGGGTTGTTTTAGACAA GCATCTTAAACATGAGGAAAAACACTGCATGGAAGAGCTGCAGTGCAACATTGTGGTTATGAAGCGTTCCCAGCCAAAAGTTCTTCGCTTGAATTTGAATGGATCTTCTAAgaaggaacctgaattggctcGTTCCTTGCCTTCTCAGCTTGATGAAGGGACTGATAAACAtcccaagaagaagaatgacTCTTTGAATTCCATTCGAGGGCCTGTTGTGACTCCAACTAGTAGTCCAGAGCTAGGGACTCCATTTACAGCCACTGAGGCTGGAACTTCATCGGTGTCAAGTTCAGATCCAGGAACTTCACCATTTTTCGTTTCAGAAATAAATGGAGACATGAAGAAAGAGGAATCATTAGTTAGTAAAGAAAACAAGGTTCTTGATGACAGTAGTTCAGACACTGACAGTGAAAACTTATCAACATCTTCAGCAAGTATGAGGTTCCAACCATGGATAGCAGAATTTCTTAATTCTCATCGTCCATCCTCGCAACACATGGAAGAAAGTTCACACAGAACTAATGATAATTCTAAAGCATCCACTACCAAAGCTTTGCTAGAGAAATTTTCGAAACTCGATAAGGATGCTGGAATTGGAATGCCAAATTATAGAGCTGACATGGAGTTCAGTGGAAATCTGAGAGAAGCAATTTCTCTGTCTAGAAATGCTCCTCCAGTCCCTCCTCCATTGTGTTCAATATGTCAACACAAGGCACCTGTGTTTGGAAAACCTCCAAGGTGGTTCAGCTATGCGGAGCTGGAGCTTGCTACTGGAGGATTTTCTCAAGCCAATTTTTTGGCTGAAGGTGGGTTTGGCTCTGTTCATAGAGGGGTGCTACCAGATGGCCAGGCTGTTGCTGTCAAGCAACACAAATTGGCTAGTTCTCAGGGGGATCAAGAGTTTTGTTCCGAAGTAGAAGTCCTGAGCTGTGCTCAGCACCGAAATGTTGTCATGTTGATTGGCTTCTGTATTGAGGACAAACGAAGATTGCTGGTCTATGAATATATTTGCAATGGGTCATTAGATTCTCATCTATACa GGCGACATCGCGAGCCTTTAGAATGGTCTGCACGGCAAAAGATCGCTGTGGGAGCAGCTCGAGGACTGCGATATCTTCATGAAGAATGCAGGGTGGGTTGCATTGTGCACCGTGACATGCGGCCAAACAACATCCTCATCACCCATGATTTTGAGCCACTG GTTGGGGATTTTGGCCTTGCAAGGTGGCAGCCTGATGGGGACACAGGCGTGGACACAAGAGTTATTGGAACATTTGG ATATTTGGCTCCTGAATATGCTCAAAGTGGCCAAATCACAGAAAAGGCTGATGTTTATTCCTTTGGGGTGGTGTTGGTGGAACTTGTTACTGGGCGAAAAGCTGTGGACCTTAACCGGCCTAAGGGGCAGCAATGCCTCACAGAATGG GCACGCCCATTATTGGAAGAATATGCCATTGATGACCTGATTGACCCAAGACTTGACAACTTCTATTCGGAACAAGAGGTTTATTGCATGCTGCATGCTGCCTCTCTATGCATTCGGCGGGATCCTCAATCTAGGCCTCGCATGTCACAG GTTTTGCGTATGCTAGAAGGTGACATGGTAATGGACACAAATTACGCATCAACACCCGGGTATGATGTGGGGTGCCGGAATGGTCATGATGTGGGATGCCGGAGTGGTCGGATTTGGTCAGAGCATCAACAGCAGCACCAACCGCAGGAGAAGGAACGCTATAGTGGTccactactagatgaaccgaTGGAAGGGTATAAGAAGCTCTCTCTTGAGAACGTACGGCCAGGTTTTTGGGAAAGGGACAAGGCAAGGAGGACTTCATCTGAACACCATTTGTAA